A genome region from Arthrobacter agilis includes the following:
- a CDS encoding ribonuclease J produces MRIVALGGIGEIGRNMTVFEFEGKLLIVDCGVLFPEEHQPGVNVILPDFSYIRDRLDDVVAVVLTHGHEDHIGAVPYLLKERADIPLVGSRLTLAFIEAKLKEHRITPKTVQVKEGDRRTMGGFDLEFVAVNHSIPDSLAVAIRTAAGMVLHTGDFKMDQFPLDRRITDLAAFARLGEEGVDLFLTDSTNADVPGFTTSEKDLAPAIDAVFRTAPRRIIVSSFASHIHRIQQIIDTAHQHRRKVAFVGRSMVRNMTIAADLGYLNIPQGLLVDFKKLERSDDHKVVLICTGSQGEPMAALSRMANKDHAIRISEGDTVLLASSLIPGNENAIYGIINALTEIGANVVHKGNAKVHVSGHASAGELAYCYNIVKPRNVMPVHGEWRHLRANSEIAVATGVDPRNVVIAQDGVTVDLVRGRATLSGKVEAGLVFVDGDSVGGITEEDLRERRRLAEEGVVTVLAIIDPDNGDIVEAPEFFTKGFSCSDEDLDKAGAAVEKALRDAASNRQGGRRQDPEDIIERATANWMRRYYNRQPVVTAIVVDA; encoded by the coding sequence ATGCGCATCGTCGCGCTCGGAGGCATCGGTGAGATCGGCAGAAACATGACCGTCTTCGAGTTCGAGGGCAAGCTGCTGATCGTGGACTGCGGCGTCCTGTTCCCCGAGGAACACCAGCCCGGCGTCAACGTCATCCTCCCGGACTTCTCCTACATCCGCGACCGCCTCGACGACGTCGTCGCCGTCGTCCTCACGCACGGCCACGAGGACCACATCGGCGCCGTCCCGTACCTCCTCAAGGAGCGGGCGGACATCCCCCTGGTCGGCTCGCGGCTGACGCTCGCCTTCATCGAGGCCAAGCTGAAGGAACACCGCATCACCCCCAAGACCGTCCAGGTAAAGGAGGGCGACCGCCGGACCATGGGCGGCTTCGACCTCGAGTTCGTCGCCGTGAACCACTCCATCCCCGACAGCCTCGCCGTCGCCATCCGCACCGCGGCCGGCATGGTGCTGCACACGGGCGACTTCAAGATGGACCAGTTCCCCCTGGATCGCCGCATCACGGACCTCGCCGCCTTCGCACGCCTCGGCGAGGAGGGCGTGGACCTGTTCCTCACCGACTCCACGAATGCGGACGTCCCCGGCTTCACCACGTCGGAGAAGGACCTCGCGCCGGCCATCGATGCCGTGTTCCGCACGGCTCCGCGCCGCATCATCGTGTCCAGCTTCGCGAGCCACATCCACCGCATCCAGCAGATCATCGACACCGCGCACCAGCACCGCCGCAAGGTGGCGTTCGTGGGCCGTTCGATGGTCCGCAACATGACCATCGCGGCGGACCTCGGCTACCTCAACATCCCGCAGGGCCTGCTCGTGGACTTCAAGAAGCTCGAGCGCAGCGACGACCACAAGGTGGTGCTGATCTGCACGGGTTCGCAGGGCGAGCCGATGGCGGCCCTTTCCCGCATGGCCAACAAGGACCACGCCATCCGCATCAGCGAGGGTGACACCGTGCTGCTGGCCAGCTCGCTCATCCCGGGCAACGAGAACGCCATCTACGGGATCATCAACGCGCTCACCGAGATCGGTGCCAACGTGGTCCACAAGGGCAACGCGAAGGTGCACGTCTCCGGCCATGCCAGCGCCGGCGAGCTCGCCTACTGCTACAACATCGTGAAGCCGCGCAACGTCATGCCGGTGCACGGCGAGTGGCGCCACCTGCGCGCGAACTCGGAGATCGCCGTCGCGACCGGCGTCGATCCCCGCAACGTCGTGATCGCGCAGGACGGCGTGACCGTCGACCTCGTGCGTGGACGTGCCACCCTCTCGGGCAAGGTGGAGGCGGGCCTGGTGTTCGTCGACGGCGACAGCGTCGGGGGCATCACCGAGGAGGACCTGCGCGAGCGGCGCCGCCTCGCGGAGGAGGGTGTCGTCACCGTCCTCGCGATCATCGACCCGGACAACGGGGACATCGTCGAGGCGCCCGAGTTCTTCACCAAGGGCTTCTCCTGCTCCGACGAGGACCTCGACAAGGCGGGCGCCGCCGTCGAGAAGGCGCTCCGCGATGCGGCGTCCAACCGCCAGGGCGGCCGCCGCCAGGACCCGGAGGACATCATCGAGCGGGCCACGGCCAACTGGATGCGCCGCTACTACAACCGCCAGCCGGTGGTCACGGCGATCGTCGTCGACGCCTGA
- the groL gene encoding chaperonin GroEL (60 kDa chaperone family; promotes refolding of misfolded polypeptides especially under stressful conditions; forms two stacked rings of heptamers to form a barrel-shaped 14mer; ends can be capped by GroES; misfolded proteins enter the barrel where they are refolded when GroES binds) translates to MAKQLEFNDAARRALEAGVDKLANTVKVTLGPRGRNVVLDKKWGAPTITNDGVTIAREVELDDPYENLGAQLAKEVATKTNDVAGDGTTTATVLAQALVKEGLRNVAAGAAPGQLKHGMEVAVEAVAKRLLENAREVVGQQTANVASISAQSTEVGDLLAEAFDKVGKDGVITIEESSSTQTELVLTEGMQFDKGYLSPYFVTDAERQEAVLEDALILINSGKISSLQEFLPLLEKALQAGKPLFIIAEDIEGEALSTLVVNKIRGTLNVVAVKAPGFGDRRKAMMQDIATLTGAQVVSPDLGLKLDQVGLEVLGSARRITVTKDATTIVDGTGSESDVADRVAQIRAEVERTDSDWDREKLQERLAKLAGGIGVIKVGAATEVELKEKKHRIEDAVSSTRAALEEGIVAGGGSALVHAGKALDTDPDVLALEGDAATAVGLVRRALAQPLRWIAENAGHEGYVVVAKVSDLEDGHGFNAATGEYENLVDAGIIDPVKVTRSALRNAASIAALVLTTETLVVEKPEESEDEGHQGHSH, encoded by the coding sequence GTGGCAAAGCAGTTGGAATTCAACGACGCCGCCCGCCGTGCCCTCGAGGCCGGCGTGGACAAGCTCGCGAACACCGTCAAGGTGACGCTGGGCCCCCGCGGACGCAATGTCGTGCTCGACAAGAAGTGGGGTGCGCCCACCATCACGAACGACGGCGTCACGATCGCCCGCGAGGTCGAGCTCGACGACCCGTACGAGAACCTCGGCGCCCAGCTGGCCAAGGAAGTCGCCACCAAGACGAACGACGTCGCCGGTGACGGGACGACCACCGCCACGGTCCTGGCCCAGGCGCTCGTCAAGGAAGGCCTCCGCAACGTGGCCGCCGGCGCAGCACCCGGACAGCTCAAGCACGGTATGGAGGTGGCGGTCGAGGCCGTCGCCAAGCGCCTGCTCGAGAACGCCCGCGAGGTCGTCGGCCAGCAGACGGCCAACGTCGCCTCCATCTCCGCGCAGAGCACCGAGGTCGGTGACCTCCTCGCCGAGGCGTTCGACAAGGTCGGCAAGGATGGTGTGATCACCATCGAGGAGTCCTCCAGCACGCAGACCGAGCTCGTCCTCACCGAGGGCATGCAGTTCGACAAGGGCTACCTCTCGCCGTACTTCGTGACCGACGCCGAGCGCCAGGAAGCCGTCCTAGAGGACGCGCTCATCCTCATCAACTCGGGCAAGATTTCCTCCCTCCAGGAGTTCCTCCCGCTGCTCGAGAAGGCGCTGCAGGCCGGCAAGCCGCTGTTCATCATCGCCGAGGACATCGAGGGCGAGGCGCTCTCCACCCTCGTGGTCAACAAGATCCGCGGCACCCTGAACGTCGTCGCCGTCAAGGCGCCGGGCTTCGGTGACCGCCGCAAGGCCATGATGCAGGACATCGCCACCCTCACGGGTGCGCAGGTCGTCTCGCCGGACCTCGGCCTCAAGCTGGACCAGGTGGGCCTGGAGGTGCTCGGGTCCGCCCGCCGCATCACCGTCACCAAGGATGCCACCACGATCGTCGACGGCACCGGCAGCGAGTCCGATGTCGCCGACCGCGTGGCGCAGATCCGCGCCGAGGTCGAGCGCACCGACTCCGACTGGGACCGTGAGAAGCTCCAGGAGCGCCTCGCGAAGCTCGCCGGCGGTATCGGCGTGATCAAGGTCGGCGCCGCCACCGAGGTCGAGCTCAAGGAGAAGAAGCACCGCATCGAGGACGCCGTGTCCTCCACGCGTGCCGCACTCGAAGAGGGCATCGTGGCCGGCGGCGGTTCCGCACTGGTCCACGCCGGGAAGGCGCTCGACACCGACCCCGACGTCCTGGCACTCGAGGGCGACGCGGCCACCGCCGTCGGCCTCGTCCGCCGCGCGCTCGCCCAGCCGCTGCGCTGGATCGCGGAGAACGCCGGTCACGAGGGATACGTCGTCGTCGCGAAGGTCTCCGACCTCGAGGACGGTCACGGCTTCAACGCCGCGACCGGCGAGTACGAGAACCTCGTGGACGCCGGCATCATCGACCCCGTGAAGGTGACGCGCTCCGCGCTGCGCAACGCGGCGTCCATCGCGGCACTCGTGCTGACCACGGAGACCCTCGTGGTCGAGAAGCCCGAGGAGTCCGAGGACGAGGGACACCAGGGCCACTCGCACTAG
- the groES gene encoding co-chaperone GroES: protein MSVSIKPLEDRIVVRPLEAEQTTASGLVIPDTAKEKPQEGEVVAVGPGRVDDNGNRVPVDVAEGDVVIYSKYGGTEVKHGGQEYLVLSARDVLAVVVK from the coding sequence GTGTCGGTCTCTATTAAGCCCCTTGAGGATCGCATCGTTGTCCGCCCCCTCGAAGCCGAGCAGACCACTGCTTCCGGCCTCGTCATCCCGGACACGGCCAAGGAGAAGCCCCAGGAGGGCGAAGTCGTGGCCGTCGGACCGGGTCGTGTCGACGACAACGGCAACCGCGTGCCCGTCGATGTCGCCGAGGGCGACGTCGTCATCTACTCGAAGTACGGCGGAACCGAAGTGAAGCACGGTGGCCAGGAGTACCTAGTCCTCTCCGCCCGCGACGTCCTCGCCGTCGTCGTCAAGTAG
- a CDS encoding siderophore ABC transporter substrate-binding protein, translated as MAHLRLAVLSAAAAATLALTACGGSSEAADEPAAASTVPVEHAQGTTEVPVDPETVFTFDLGALDTLDALGVDVAGVPQGTLPQQLSAYEGGDTTNIGSMKEPDFEAIAAAAPDLIIISGRVADSYDELSDIAPTIDLSVDAADPMASFREHTASLGRIFGAEDEVADRLAALDAKIAGTKDTAASAGNGLVLMTSAGEVTAYGAGSRFGLIHDVLGVEPAAAVRNEGTHGEAVSFEYIAEVNPAHLFVIDRDAAVGEAGAAGSAVLDNELVNGTDAAKNDDVTYLDSASWYLIGYGLDNLDAMVSAVDEALAA; from the coding sequence ATGGCACACCTGCGCCTCGCCGTCCTTTCCGCAGCCGCTGCGGCCACCCTCGCCCTGACGGCGTGCGGTGGCTCCTCCGAGGCGGCCGACGAGCCGGCGGCGGCCTCGACCGTCCCGGTCGAGCACGCGCAGGGGACCACCGAGGTGCCGGTCGATCCCGAGACGGTGTTCACCTTCGACCTCGGCGCCCTCGATACCCTGGACGCGCTCGGCGTGGACGTGGCCGGCGTCCCGCAGGGGACCCTGCCCCAGCAGCTCTCCGCCTACGAGGGCGGTGACACCACGAACATCGGCTCCATGAAGGAACCGGACTTCGAGGCGATCGCCGCCGCCGCCCCCGACCTGATCATCATCTCGGGCCGTGTCGCCGATTCGTACGACGAGCTCTCGGACATCGCGCCGACCATCGATCTGAGCGTCGATGCAGCGGACCCGATGGCGAGCTTCCGGGAGCACACCGCATCACTCGGCCGGATCTTCGGCGCCGAGGACGAGGTCGCCGACCGGCTGGCCGCGCTCGACGCGAAGATCGCCGGAACGAAGGACACCGCCGCTTCCGCGGGCAACGGCCTCGTCCTGATGACCAGCGCAGGCGAGGTCACCGCGTACGGCGCCGGATCACGGTTCGGCCTGATCCACGACGTGCTCGGCGTCGAGCCCGCCGCCGCGGTCAGGAACGAGGGCACGCACGGCGAGGCGGTCTCCTTCGAATACATCGCCGAGGTCAACCCGGCCCATCTCTTCGTGATCGACCGGGACGCCGCCGTCGGTGAGGCCGGCGCCGCCGGCTCCGCCGTCCTGGACAACGAGCTCGTCAACGGCACGGACGCCGCGAAGAACGACGACGTCACCTACCTCGACTCCGCGAGCTGGTACCTCATCGGGTACGGCCTCGACAACCTCGACGCCATGGTCTCCGCAGTCGACGAGGCCCTCGCGGCCTGA